One segment of Sulfobacillus thermosulfidooxidans DSM 9293 DNA contains the following:
- the dhaK gene encoding dihydroxyacetone kinase subunit DhaK: protein MKKLLDQVENIVDDALDGLVWAFPQYLQRVPGTHVLARVEPKGASKVGIVSGGGSGHEPAHGGYVGYGMLDAAVAGEVFTSPTPDQILEGIRAANHGAGVLLVVKNYTGDVMNFEIAQDLAAEEGIQTQTVVVNDDVAVEDSLYTTGRRGIAGTIFVHKIAGALAESGAPLESVRDGAEQVIHNVRSMGFALTPCTVPAAMQPSFTLTDDEMEMGIGIHGEPGTHRQKVKPARELADEILHQIASDLALKPGEDIACIINGMGATPLVELAVFAKDVAQWFHQVQVNPKFVMMGEYMTSLDMAGASLSVLRLTGDMTQWLLAACDTPAWRQGVRHDQ, encoded by the coding sequence ATGAAAAAACTCCTGGATCAGGTCGAAAACATTGTGGATGATGCACTTGATGGATTGGTGTGGGCTTTTCCCCAATATCTTCAGCGTGTTCCCGGCACCCATGTTTTGGCCCGGGTAGAACCCAAAGGTGCCAGCAAAGTCGGCATTGTGTCTGGAGGCGGTTCAGGGCATGAACCCGCTCACGGCGGATACGTTGGCTATGGGATGTTGGATGCGGCCGTGGCAGGCGAAGTTTTTACCTCCCCGACACCCGATCAAATTCTTGAAGGGATTCGCGCCGCTAATCACGGGGCAGGAGTTCTCTTGGTGGTGAAAAATTATACTGGTGATGTGATGAACTTTGAGATTGCCCAAGACTTGGCTGCCGAGGAAGGGATACAAACCCAGACCGTGGTGGTGAATGATGATGTGGCGGTCGAAGACTCCTTATATACCACGGGACGACGAGGCATTGCGGGAACTATTTTTGTGCACAAAATCGCGGGAGCACTGGCGGAATCAGGTGCTCCCTTAGAATCTGTCCGGGACGGGGCAGAGCAGGTGATCCATAATGTGCGGTCGATGGGCTTCGCCCTCACCCCGTGTACCGTTCCTGCGGCTATGCAACCGAGTTTTACTTTAACGGATGACGAGATGGAAATGGGAATTGGTATCCATGGGGAACCTGGCACGCACCGACAAAAGGTTAAGCCAGCACGAGAGTTAGCGGATGAGATTCTTCACCAAATTGCTTCGGATCTGGCGTTAAAACCCGGCGAGGATATAGCATGTATCATTAACGGCATGGGAGCTACGCCCCTTGTGGAGTTAGCGGTTTTCGCTAAAGATGTGGCTCAGTGGTTTCACCAAGTGCAAGTCAACCCAAAGTTTGTGATGATGGGAGAATATATGACCTCCCTTGATATGGCGGGCGCTTCGCTTAGCGTTTTGCGATTAACGGGAGATATGACACAGTGGTTGTTGGCAGCTTGTGATACCCCAGCATGGCGGCAGGGGGTTAGACATGACCAGTGA
- a CDS encoding MFS transporter gives MSQHSVSPQHVDSFTSRSVNALPFTLAILLGVSLNAVNSSTISIAIPEILRQFHLTSHAIVWIISGFYLGSAITQPIAGDLGDVLGYNRLVYLGLGLLFITAIGAPFAPFYGILVLWRVIQAVSTSILYPNAIGLVRLYQTKRQGQFLGWIGMSIGVAAAIGPTIGGFLVKTFDWRAIFWLNAPLVILTAGLLWLGLRRVKPSGGRSQPALMHFDTLGTLLFVVTMVLWLIWSNSMKSSMAWLDLLAAILLTIVFIMVESHRTHPVIPVKLFRSRSFSLYSGLTVLLNVVFYAGLFGIPTFLQEYRHSSVMDTALVLFAMSAAMAVGSIWGGRFAQGSRRRIPLIGGTGIALIGSVLMVDLDHLTTIMLFAAAILLGFGYAINNVVLQKAVIESVPASHTGTIAGTYMLLRYLGAIVSAAALSAMLVTLSTSETLFVALSFISVLAFVSSFFTPWSRKTQGV, from the coding sequence ATGTCACAACATTCGGTTTCGCCTCAACACGTGGACTCCTTCACTTCACGTTCGGTTAATGCTCTCCCGTTTACTTTGGCGATTTTACTGGGTGTCTCCTTAAATGCCGTCAATTCATCAACGATTTCGATTGCTATCCCCGAAATTTTACGGCAGTTTCATTTGACATCTCATGCCATTGTGTGGATTATTTCTGGATTCTACTTGGGGAGTGCTATTACCCAACCGATCGCGGGCGATCTCGGGGACGTTTTAGGATATAACCGTCTGGTCTATCTTGGTCTTGGTTTACTTTTCATTACCGCCATAGGTGCGCCATTTGCCCCGTTCTACGGCATATTGGTTTTATGGCGCGTTATCCAAGCTGTCTCCACTTCCATCTTGTATCCTAATGCCATCGGCCTTGTCCGCCTTTACCAAACTAAGCGCCAAGGTCAGTTTCTCGGATGGATCGGTATGAGCATCGGCGTCGCAGCCGCCATCGGCCCCACCATCGGTGGTTTTCTGGTTAAAACCTTTGATTGGCGGGCTATTTTTTGGCTCAATGCCCCTTTAGTCATTCTCACCGCAGGACTTTTATGGTTAGGGCTTCGCCGGGTCAAACCCTCTGGGGGCCGATCCCAACCCGCCTTAATGCATTTTGATACCCTAGGAACCTTGCTGTTTGTGGTCACCATGGTCCTTTGGCTAATATGGTCAAATAGCATGAAAAGTTCGATGGCCTGGCTCGATTTGCTGGCCGCTATCTTGCTCACCATAGTGTTCATTATGGTGGAAAGCCATAGAACACATCCCGTTATCCCTGTTAAGCTTTTTCGGAGTAGGTCTTTTAGCTTATATAGCGGGTTAACGGTACTGCTCAATGTAGTTTTTTATGCCGGATTGTTTGGCATCCCGACCTTTTTACAAGAATATCGGCACTCAAGCGTCATGGATACCGCTCTCGTCTTATTCGCCATGTCTGCCGCCATGGCTGTGGGATCCATTTGGGGAGGGCGCTTTGCCCAAGGTTCACGCCGGCGCATCCCATTAATCGGGGGCACAGGCATTGCCCTCATAGGCAGTGTCTTGATGGTAGATCTCGATCACCTCACGACCATCATGCTTTTTGCCGCCGCGATTTTATTAGGATTTGGCTACGCCATTAACAATGTCGTCTTACAAAAAGCCGTAATTGAGTCTGTGCCCGCCTCGCATACAGGCACTATCGCTGGCACATACATGTTATTGCGCTATCTGGGTGCCATTGTCTCTGCCGCTGCGCTTTCTGCCATGCTAGTCACGCTGAGCACCAGTGAAACGCTGTTTGTTGCCCTCTCCTTTATCAGTGTGCTTGCATTTGTCAGTTCTTTTTTCACACCTTGGTCCCGGAAAACTCAAGGCGTTTAA
- a CDS encoding acetamidase/formamidase family protein — MREIYPVAPYPYTFGRYHEPIAQVKLNEMVVLYTEDCFEGRVQSEEDLPSVVAGKYLNPQTGPIYIEGAEPGDQLVVHIHDITLTRDWAVSAQIPFFGGLTATTLTATLQDPLPEKVWIYRKQADGRFAYSDRFSIAPAPFMGTIGTAPDLEALSALTPFMHGGNMDVPDVKAGNTVYLPVNVKGAYFSTGDCHVAQGEGEACGVALEISGKITLSFDLIKNRPISWPRIESPEEIMTVGSARPMEDAARIAYSELVKWLIQDFHFDKWDAYQLVSQAGKLYVGNMVDTYYSLVAKLSKEFLT; from the coding sequence ATGCGGGAAATCTATCCTGTGGCCCCCTATCCGTATACATTCGGACGTTATCACGAACCGATTGCCCAAGTAAAACTCAACGAGATGGTCGTATTATACACCGAAGATTGTTTCGAAGGCCGGGTCCAGTCGGAAGAGGACTTGCCTAGCGTCGTGGCGGGCAAGTATCTGAATCCTCAAACCGGCCCCATTTACATCGAGGGAGCCGAACCGGGCGACCAACTCGTGGTACATATTCATGACATCACGTTAACCCGGGACTGGGCGGTGAGTGCCCAAATTCCTTTTTTCGGTGGGCTCACAGCCACCACGCTGACGGCAACGCTGCAAGATCCCTTACCGGAAAAAGTCTGGATTTACCGTAAACAAGCGGATGGGCGTTTTGCCTATTCGGATCGATTTTCTATTGCTCCCGCACCTTTTATGGGCACCATTGGGACGGCTCCCGATTTAGAAGCCTTATCCGCCTTAACGCCCTTTATGCATGGGGGAAATATGGATGTTCCCGATGTGAAAGCGGGCAATACGGTCTATTTGCCGGTGAATGTTAAAGGAGCCTATTTTTCGACGGGCGATTGTCACGTAGCGCAAGGGGAAGGCGAAGCGTGTGGCGTGGCATTAGAAATTTCAGGAAAAATTACCCTGTCCTTTGATCTGATAAAAAACCGACCCATTAGCTGGCCGCGTATCGAGTCCCCAGAAGAAATTATGACCGTGGGCAGTGCAAGACCTATGGAAGATGCAGCGCGCATTGCCTACAGTGAATTGGTCAAGTGGTTAATTCAGGATTTCCACTTTGATAAATGGGATGCCTATCAATTGGTGAGTCAAGCGGGCAAATTATATGTGGGCAATATGGTCGATACGTATTACAGTCTCGTGGCCAAGCTTTCTAAAGAATTTTTGACGTGA
- the dhaL gene encoding dihydroxyacetone kinase subunit DhaL, producing the protein MTSDQFRQLWMCFADQVSAYTDTLNDLDRAIGDGDHGTNLVRGLNKVRTLWPSGELSVPHLQEMSKQVGMTLLSTVGGASGALWGSGLLKAAGELPSQEDVIDDDGVISWIEALVSNIETRGKAQIGDKTMVDVMRPAVNWLKDAPGPFRERLEALPRLTTQWMESTKDLQAKRGRAAYLGARSIGHIDPGSFSAALWWQCLSKVVASEK; encoded by the coding sequence ATGACCAGTGATCAATTTAGGCAACTATGGATGTGTTTTGCCGATCAAGTGAGTGCTTATACCGACACATTAAATGATCTCGATCGGGCCATTGGCGATGGGGATCACGGGACCAATCTGGTCCGCGGCTTGAATAAAGTGCGCACTTTGTGGCCTAGTGGCGAGCTTTCTGTCCCTCACCTCCAAGAGATGAGCAAACAAGTGGGAATGACCTTACTTAGTACAGTCGGTGGTGCATCGGGGGCTTTGTGGGGTTCGGGCTTGTTAAAAGCTGCTGGGGAGTTGCCAAGCCAAGAGGATGTCATCGATGACGATGGGGTAATTTCATGGATAGAGGCTCTTGTGAGCAACATCGAGACCCGGGGCAAAGCACAGATCGGTGATAAAACGATGGTGGATGTGATGCGTCCTGCAGTCAATTGGCTGAAGGACGCCCCGGGACCCTTTCGGGAACGTCTTGAAGCTTTGCCCCGTTTAACCACACAGTGGATGGAAAGCACGAAAGATTTGCAAGCCAAACGTGGACGTGCGGCATATTTGGGCGCACGCAGTATCGGACATATTGACCCCGGATCCTTTTCCGCCGCATTATGGTGGCAATGCTTAAGCAAGGTGGTGGCTTCTGAGAAATGA
- a CDS encoding PTS-dependent dihydroxyacetone kinase phosphotransferase subunit DhaM: MTGILLVSHSKQLAEGLAQLLHGVAGEDLLIETVGGMKTLGVDATMVLEGIDDLTDLGCTTILIFGDLGSAFLAAETARDLMQGSVDIRVVDAPFVEGSLAACMVLSMGSSAEEAITAAEEAYQIRKR; the protein is encoded by the coding sequence ATGACCGGGATATTGCTGGTTTCCCATTCTAAACAATTAGCCGAGGGCTTAGCGCAATTGCTTCATGGCGTGGCCGGAGAGGATCTACTCATCGAAACGGTAGGAGGTATGAAGACGTTAGGTGTCGATGCCACCATGGTCCTGGAAGGGATCGATGATTTGACCGATTTGGGGTGTACAACCATCCTGATCTTTGGGGATCTGGGCAGTGCCTTTTTGGCGGCGGAAACGGCCCGCGATTTAATGCAAGGCTCTGTCGACATCCGGGTGGTGGATGCGCCGTTTGTGGAAGGATCCCTGGCCGCATGTATGGTACTCAGTATGGGTTCGAGTGCTGAGGAAGCGATCACGGCGGCCGAAGAGGCATATCAGATTCGTAAGCGTTAG
- the glpK gene encoding glycerol kinase GlpK codes for MHHPYVLALDQGTTSSRAILFDQAGQVVAVGQKEFRQIYPQPGWVEHDPDDIWHSQWQAIQECLNKSQVPISQIQAIGITNQRETTIVWNKNTGQPIYNAIVWQCRRTAGYCDTLREQNLSDTFRKKTGLVIDAYFSGTKVAWILDHVPGARDLAAKGELVFGTVDSWLIYKLTDGAAHVTDYSNASRTLLYNIHELSWDEDLLKILNIPSSMCPTVVNSSGICAYTSTHWFGHNIPIAGIAGDQQAALFGQGCFNPGSVKNTYGTGSFLLMNTGTTPVVSDHGLLTTIAWGIGGQITYALEGSIFITGAVVQWLRDELQLIHTAKETEALALSVDSTDGVYVVPAFVGLGAPYWDSYARGTIVGLTRGSNRAHIVRAALESIAYQTRDVLDVMQKDSHRSISALRVDGGAIANQFLAQFQADILGILVQRPQVTETTAMGAAFLAGLATGVWPGFEPLTAAWHLDAEFSPVMDESTRERLYRGWHKAVSRAQNWIDGNDGE; via the coding sequence ATGCATCACCCCTATGTTTTAGCGTTGGATCAAGGGACCACCAGTAGTCGTGCCATTTTATTTGATCAAGCCGGTCAAGTTGTTGCCGTTGGCCAGAAAGAATTTCGCCAAATTTATCCGCAACCGGGCTGGGTGGAGCATGATCCCGATGATATTTGGCACTCGCAATGGCAAGCCATACAAGAATGCCTCAACAAGTCTCAAGTTCCGATCTCTCAGATTCAGGCGATCGGCATTACTAATCAACGGGAGACAACGATTGTCTGGAATAAAAATACCGGTCAGCCAATTTATAACGCGATTGTTTGGCAGTGCCGTCGAACGGCTGGATATTGTGACACGTTGCGTGAACAAAATCTCAGTGACACATTTCGAAAAAAGACGGGTCTCGTTATTGATGCCTATTTTTCGGGTACGAAAGTCGCTTGGATTTTAGATCATGTCCCTGGTGCGAGAGATTTGGCGGCAAAAGGAGAACTGGTTTTTGGCACAGTTGACAGCTGGTTAATTTACAAATTAACCGATGGTGCGGCGCATGTGACCGATTATTCTAATGCTTCCAGGACCTTGTTGTATAACATTCATGAGTTGTCGTGGGATGAGGATTTATTAAAGATTTTGAACATTCCATCCTCGATGTGTCCTACCGTCGTCAATTCGTCGGGGATTTGTGCCTATACCAGCACGCATTGGTTCGGCCACAACATACCCATTGCCGGCATTGCTGGAGATCAACAAGCGGCGTTATTCGGCCAAGGCTGTTTTAACCCAGGTTCTGTCAAAAATACTTATGGGACTGGATCGTTTCTATTGATGAACACCGGCACAACACCGGTTGTATCCGATCACGGCTTGCTCACAACGATTGCTTGGGGCATCGGTGGGCAAATCACTTATGCTCTTGAAGGATCTATTTTTATCACTGGCGCCGTCGTGCAGTGGCTGCGGGATGAATTACAATTAATTCATACGGCTAAGGAAACCGAAGCCCTGGCCTTGTCGGTGGATAGTACCGATGGCGTGTATGTGGTGCCGGCCTTTGTAGGATTAGGTGCACCCTACTGGGACAGTTATGCGAGAGGAACCATTGTGGGCTTAACCCGGGGTAGTAACCGTGCTCATATTGTTCGCGCCGCGTTGGAATCTATTGCGTATCAAACCCGGGATGTTTTAGATGTGATGCAAAAAGATAGCCACCGCTCGATTTCGGCTTTGCGGGTCGATGGCGGTGCTATTGCCAACCAATTTTTAGCGCAGTTTCAAGCTGATATCTTGGGAATTCTTGTGCAACGTCCCCAGGTGACAGAGACGACAGCCATGGGCGCCGCTTTTCTGGCGGGACTAGCAACAGGTGTCTGGCCGGGTTTTGAGCCTCTCACTGCGGCATGGCATTTGGATGCGGAATTTTCTCCGGTGATGGATGAATCTACCCGGGAGCGATTATACCGGGGATGGCACAAAGCGGTCAGCCGGGCCCAAAACTGGATTGACGGAAATGATGGCGAATAG
- a CDS encoding Hsp20/alpha crystallin family protein — translation MMTMWDELFRPLEQIDFVPATNIVKKDDEFAVVLAVPGYTEEQLSLSIDENVLEIRAQGAAPSENEVYLRREIRQLPFRYRVELPERAQVDNISAELKAGLLTIRIPLQPKKVIPVKILGNDATKSIEA, via the coding sequence ATGATGACCATGTGGGATGAACTCTTCCGGCCATTAGAACAAATAGATTTTGTGCCTGCAACCAACATTGTGAAAAAAGATGATGAGTTTGCTGTGGTGTTGGCGGTTCCCGGTTACACAGAAGAACAATTGAGTTTAAGTATTGATGAGAATGTGTTAGAGATTCGTGCGCAAGGCGCGGCGCCATCCGAAAATGAAGTGTACTTGCGTCGGGAAATTCGACAACTGCCCTTCCGGTACCGGGTGGAATTACCCGAACGGGCGCAAGTAGACAACATTAGTGCGGAATTAAAAGCGGGATTGTTGACAATTAGAATCCCCTTGCAGCCTAAGAAAGTCATTCCGGTGAAAATTCTTGGCAATGACGCCACGAAGAGTATTGAGGCTTAA
- a CDS encoding VIT1/CCC1 transporter family protein: MQPLKTTGHSEKVRHTPQARSIREVVFGVNDGLVSITGLVVGVSASHMGSHQILVAAIAAVVAASVAMGLGQYLSTVAQNEYFLAERSREMREVHEIPQEEVAEVESIYRAQGFSHDQVEMLTRHITADKDRWVDFMMKEELGIVLDSMDNPWTSALIMTLAVIAGSLPPVLPFVIDTNTTTALTWAIVLASVAAFSLGVLKSIVGRTSWIKGGLQFFFVTAIAIIIGIAAGHGLGALLT, translated from the coding sequence GTGCAACCGCTTAAGACAACTGGGCACTCAGAAAAAGTGCGCCATACGCCGCAAGCACGTTCTATCCGGGAAGTGGTCTTTGGCGTGAACGATGGTCTGGTATCCATTACGGGACTTGTTGTTGGGGTCAGTGCCTCGCATATGGGTTCTCATCAAATTTTGGTAGCGGCTATTGCGGCGGTGGTGGCGGCATCGGTGGCAATGGGTTTAGGGCAATATTTATCCACGGTGGCCCAAAACGAGTACTTTCTGGCTGAGCGTTCTCGCGAAATGAGGGAGGTTCACGAGATTCCGCAAGAAGAAGTGGCTGAAGTAGAAAGTATTTACCGGGCACAAGGATTTTCTCATGATCAAGTGGAAATGTTGACACGGCACATTACCGCCGACAAAGATCGCTGGGTGGATTTTATGATGAAAGAAGAATTGGGAATTGTGTTGGATAGCATGGATAATCCTTGGACCTCTGCCTTGATTATGACTTTAGCGGTCATTGCAGGATCCTTACCGCCCGTTCTTCCGTTTGTTATCGATACTAATACGACCACGGCGTTGACCTGGGCTATCGTTTTGGCTTCAGTAGCCGCATTTTCCTTAGGTGTCCTCAAATCGATCGTGGGGAGGACGTCTTGGATCAAAGGCGGTCTGCAGTTTTTCTTTGTGACGGCCATAGCTATAATTATTGGCATAGCTGCGGGACATGGATTAGGAGCGCTCTTAACATGA
- a CDS encoding universal stress protein produces MFTKVAVAVDGSEASYHALSKALERTGDEGQLLLIDVKDIAAFIQPMSLGTTYGTPVATENLQLLLDEWDKNAEAVHQKAQKMVESTKIHAEWRIVTVEEGEGTAAQAFFDAATKWGADVIVVGRHQGSRFIEGMFGSFPRWLVTHSTLPVLIVPPAAK; encoded by the coding sequence ATGTTTACCAAGGTCGCTGTTGCCGTCGATGGATCGGAAGCGAGTTATCATGCGCTTAGTAAAGCCCTGGAAAGGACGGGGGATGAGGGACAACTTCTTCTTATCGATGTAAAAGATATTGCCGCATTTATTCAACCGATGTCATTAGGTACGACTTATGGAACGCCGGTAGCTACAGAAAATTTGCAACTGCTTCTCGACGAGTGGGATAAAAATGCTGAGGCCGTTCATCAAAAGGCCCAAAAAATGGTGGAATCGACCAAGATCCATGCCGAATGGCGCATTGTTACCGTGGAAGAAGGAGAAGGGACGGCAGCGCAGGCCTTTTTTGATGCCGCGACGAAATGGGGCGCAGATGTCATTGTGGTGGGTAGACATCAAGGATCCCGCTTTATTGAAGGAATGTTTGGCAGCTTTCCCCGTTGGCTGGTGACTCATTCAACCCTTCCCGTATTAATCGTGCCGCCTGCTGCGAAATAG
- a CDS encoding HPr family phosphocarrier protein, giving the protein MALKFLSPFYTQYRTLLARVAAQLVKTFASFPFMVHVSCHGKTANGKSILQVLSLGAQYHDIVTIDYETDDGTQVMDCEQSLSEILEATSKS; this is encoded by the coding sequence ATGGCTTTGAAATTTTTAAGCCCCTTTTACACACAATATCGGACTCTACTTGCCCGAGTGGCAGCGCAATTAGTGAAAACATTCGCGTCCTTTCCTTTTATGGTCCATGTGTCGTGTCATGGAAAGACGGCAAATGGCAAAAGTATTCTTCAAGTTTTGTCGCTCGGAGCCCAATATCATGACATCGTCACGATAGATTATGAGACGGATGACGGGACTCAAGTGATGGATTGCGAACAGTCATTGTCGGAGATCCTCGAAGCGACATCAAAATCATAA
- a CDS encoding Hsp20/alpha crystallin family protein, whose amino-acid sequence MTMWDELFRPLEQIDFVPATNIVKKDDEFAVVLAVPGYTEDQLSLSIDDNVLEIRAQGAASTDNEVYLRREIRQLPFRYRVELPERAQVDQISAELKAGLLTVRIPLQGKKVIPVKIHSVDTTKSLQA is encoded by the coding sequence ATGACGATGTGGGATGAACTCTTCCGGCCTTTGGAACAAATTGATTTTGTACCAGCGACCAATATTGTAAAAAAGGACGACGAATTTGCTGTGGTCTTGGCCGTCCCGGGATATACAGAAGATCAATTAAGCTTGAGCATTGACGATAATGTGTTAGAGATTCGTGCTCAAGGCGCGGCGAGCACCGATAACGAAGTGTATCTGCGGAGGGAAATCCGGCAATTACCCTTCCGTTACCGGGTGGAATTGCCTGAAAGAGCTCAAGTGGATCAGATCAGTGCGGAATTAAAGGCGGGATTGTTAACCGTCCGAATTCCGTTGCAAGGGAAGAAAGTGATTCCGGTCAAGATTCACAGTGTGGATACGACCAAGAGTCTCCAAGCCTAA
- a CDS encoding APC family permease, giving the protein MGRSSLKHELRLIDLVMASLGGIIGSGWLFGALYAANVAGPASILSWVFGGIAVIFIGLIFAELTGMLPESGGVARYPHYSHGHLTSFIMGWAIWIGYAASPAIQAEAMVQYSAHYIPGLFNATTNTIKPPGLLLAAVLMFMFFLINYFGVRSFARVNTPLTLIKFIMPTLTIIVFLATGLHWHNLHVQHFAPYGSAGVLEAIATSGIIFSYLGFRQAVDLAGEAKNPHRDVPRAIMLSIGIGIVLYSLLQVVFIAAVPTADLRQGWAHLAMAAPFAQLAVGLNLGWLAALLYADAIISPTGTGNVYLASTTRVLYAMAENGYLPKVLAKVDPKTGIPVASLILAFLLGLLFLAPFPAWNQLVSVISSATVLTYIMGPVSAAVFRQTAPDAPRFYKVPGLSIVGPVAFVMGSWIIYWTGWNVDWKLLLTMLVGVVLYALFAWLLPEQIERPSWQSVKSGIWLVVYLIAMLAMSYGGSHRFGSPYNHHKGLIHFPYDLIVSALISLAFYYWGVASGYPTSQLTEALEHRA; this is encoded by the coding sequence GTGGGCCGATCTTCGTTAAAGCACGAGTTACGCTTGATTGATTTGGTTATGGCCTCATTAGGCGGCATTATTGGTTCCGGATGGTTATTTGGGGCATTATATGCTGCTAATGTGGCGGGTCCCGCCTCGATTCTATCGTGGGTTTTTGGGGGGATCGCGGTCATATTCATTGGGTTGATTTTTGCCGAATTGACCGGGATGCTCCCGGAATCGGGTGGAGTTGCCCGTTATCCTCATTATTCGCATGGGCATTTAACCAGTTTTATCATGGGATGGGCGATTTGGATTGGCTATGCGGCAAGCCCGGCGATTCAAGCCGAGGCGATGGTGCAATATAGCGCGCATTATATTCCGGGTTTGTTTAATGCCACGACGAATACCATAAAGCCGCCAGGTCTTTTATTGGCGGCAGTCTTAATGTTTATGTTTTTCTTGATTAATTATTTTGGGGTACGGTCATTTGCCCGGGTCAATACCCCCTTAACATTAATCAAGTTCATTATGCCGACATTGACCATCATCGTGTTTTTGGCAACCGGGCTTCATTGGCATAATCTTCATGTTCAACATTTTGCGCCATATGGCAGTGCGGGAGTTCTTGAGGCCATTGCCACCTCGGGGATTATTTTTTCGTATTTAGGATTTCGCCAAGCCGTGGATTTGGCGGGTGAGGCGAAAAATCCTCACCGTGATGTCCCCCGGGCGATTATGTTGTCGATCGGGATTGGCATTGTTTTGTATTCATTACTGCAAGTGGTGTTTATTGCCGCAGTGCCCACAGCAGATCTTCGGCAGGGATGGGCTCATCTTGCCATGGCGGCACCTTTTGCCCAATTGGCGGTGGGACTGAACTTAGGATGGTTAGCGGCCTTGTTGTATGCTGATGCGATTATATCGCCGACAGGTACGGGTAATGTCTACTTAGCGTCCACTACCCGGGTGCTTTATGCAATGGCGGAAAATGGCTATTTACCCAAAGTGTTGGCCAAAGTCGACCCGAAAACCGGTATTCCGGTTGCCTCATTGATTCTGGCATTTCTGTTAGGCCTATTGTTTTTGGCTCCCTTTCCGGCATGGAACCAACTGGTCAGTGTGATTTCTTCTGCGACGGTTCTCACCTATATTATGGGACCCGTTTCAGCGGCCGTATTTCGGCAAACAGCGCCAGATGCCCCCCGCTTCTATAAGGTGCCAGGGTTGTCCATCGTCGGTCCTGTGGCTTTCGTAATGGGATCTTGGATCATCTACTGGACGGGATGGAATGTCGATTGGAAATTGTTATTAACAATGCTAGTGGGGGTAGTCCTTTATGCCCTGTTTGCCTGGCTTCTGCCTGAACAAATTGAAAGGCCATCTTGGCAGTCGGTGAAATCGGGCATCTGGTTGGTGGTGTATTTGATCGCCATGTTAGCCATGTCTTATGGCGGTTCCCACCGCTTTGGTTCGCCATATAATCATCACAAGGGGTTAATCCACTTTCCTTATGATCTGATTGTGAGTGCGCTGATTTCCCTCGCATTTTATTATTGGGGTGTGGCCAGCGGATACCCGACTTCCCAGTTGACCGAAGCGTTAGAACACCGCGCATAA